One Streptomyces sp. NBC_01237 genomic region harbors:
- a CDS encoding YoaK family protein: MAVVLREAWSMVVPDPNGRHGPLPPLMLALTFVTGLVDAVSYLLLGRVFVANMTGNVVFSGFAFAGAPGFSLAASLVALAAFLAGALAGGLLVHRARTHRGRMLQYALLAETVFVAAAAGVTLVSGTPYTGGVRFALIVLLGLGLGVQNAASRALAVPDLTTTVLTRTLTGVASDSRPAGGGGSRAGRRIPSAAAMLLGAMAGAAAVLHGRPTLPLVLTVVILAAASTVATVLARSDAPWTATLTT, encoded by the coding sequence ATGGCTGTCGTCCTGCGCGAGGCGTGGTCCATGGTCGTACCGGACCCGAACGGCCGGCACGGCCCCCTCCCGCCCCTGATGCTCGCCCTGACCTTCGTCACCGGACTCGTCGACGCGGTCAGCTATCTGCTCCTGGGCCGGGTCTTCGTCGCCAACATGACCGGCAACGTGGTCTTCTCCGGCTTCGCCTTCGCCGGAGCCCCCGGCTTCTCGCTGGCCGCCTCCCTGGTGGCGCTGGCCGCCTTCCTCGCCGGGGCACTGGCGGGCGGCCTGCTCGTCCACCGCGCCCGCACCCACCGGGGCCGGATGCTCCAGTACGCGCTCCTGGCCGAGACCGTCTTCGTGGCGGCGGCGGCAGGTGTCACCCTGGTCTCCGGCACGCCGTACACGGGAGGGGTCAGGTTCGCCCTCATCGTGCTGCTCGGTCTCGGCCTCGGCGTGCAGAACGCGGCCTCCCGCGCGCTCGCGGTCCCCGACCTCACCACCACCGTGCTGACGCGCACACTCACCGGGGTCGCCTCGGACAGCCGTCCGGCCGGGGGAGGCGGGAGCCGGGCCGGACGGCGGATCCCGTCCGCCGCCGCGATGCTGCTCGGCGCCATGGCCGGAGCCGCCGCGGTCCTGCACGGCCGGCCGACACTGCCCCTGGTGCTGACGGTGGTGATCCTCGCCGCCGCGAGCACGGTGGCGACCGTTCTGGCCCGCAGCGACGCCCCCTGGACCGCGACGCTCACGACGTGA
- a CDS encoding helix-turn-helix domain-containing protein — MTTVARDTGVGQLLRGWRQQRRISQLELALRADSSARHISFIETGRSRPSEEMVLRLAEHLDVPVRERNALLVVAGYAPRYTETALDDPSMGALREGMERLLQCYDPYPALVLDGMYTVVAANRASSLLMTGVAEHLLTPPPNVMRITLHPEGLAPRIVNLPEWRADLLAQMERQIALVRSPELRALHEEVAAYPPPERGAGGRRGYASGPRPAGGGRAAFALPMLVEHEGRVLSFISSIATFNTPMDVTVAELAIETFLPADRETAAYLHSLTS; from the coding sequence ATGACAACTGTCGCGCGTGACACGGGAGTGGGGCAGCTGCTGCGGGGCTGGCGGCAGCAGCGGCGGATCAGCCAGTTGGAGCTGGCCCTGCGCGCGGACTCCTCGGCCCGGCACATCTCGTTCATCGAGACGGGCCGCTCCCGGCCCAGCGAGGAGATGGTCCTGCGGCTGGCCGAACACCTCGATGTGCCGGTCCGGGAACGCAACGCCCTGCTCGTGGTGGCCGGATACGCGCCCCGGTACACCGAGACCGCGCTGGACGACCCGTCGATGGGCGCGCTGCGCGAGGGCATGGAGCGGCTGCTCCAGTGCTACGACCCCTATCCGGCCCTCGTCCTGGACGGCATGTACACCGTGGTGGCCGCCAACCGGGCCAGCTCGCTGCTGATGACGGGGGTGGCCGAGCATCTGCTCACCCCTCCGCCGAACGTCATGCGGATCACCCTGCATCCGGAGGGTCTCGCCCCGCGCATCGTGAATCTGCCGGAGTGGCGGGCGGATCTGCTCGCGCAGATGGAACGGCAGATCGCCCTGGTCCGTTCGCCGGAACTGCGGGCCCTGCACGAGGAGGTCGCCGCCTATCCGCCGCCCGAGCGGGGTGCCGGCGGGCGGAGGGGGTACGCGTCCGGCCCGCGGCCGGCCGGGGGCGGGCGGGCGGCGTTCGCGCTGCCGATGCTGGTCGAGCACGAGGGCCGGGTGCTGTCGTTCATCTCCTCCATCGCGACGTTCAACACGCCGATGGATGTGACGGTCGCCGAGCTGGCCATCGAGACGTTCCTGCCCGCCGACCGGGAGACCGCCGCGTATCTGCACTCCCTCACGTCGTGA
- a CDS encoding 4a-hydroxytetrahydrobiopterin dehydratase, with translation MPAEPLLPSEIETRLRALPGWAREGGRITRTYRLPSHFAAAALTVHVAQIQEELGHHSDLTLGYNTVALSVNTHDAGGAITEKDLALATRVAAAAPAHGAE, from the coding sequence ATGCCCGCCGAACCTCTGTTGCCCTCCGAGATCGAGACCCGGCTGCGCGCGCTGCCCGGCTGGGCGCGGGAAGGGGGCCGGATCACCCGTACCTACCGGCTGCCCTCCCACTTCGCCGCCGCGGCCCTGACCGTCCATGTCGCGCAGATCCAGGAGGAGCTCGGGCACCACTCCGATCTGACGCTCGGTTACAACACCGTCGCCCTGTCCGTGAACACCCATGACGCGGGCGGTGCGATCACGGAGAAGGACCTGGCGCTCGCCACCCGGGTGGCGGCAGCGGCTCCGGCGCACGGCGCGGAGTAG
- a CDS encoding LysR family transcriptional regulator has protein sequence MELELRHLRTVRAIADTGSLTKAAAALGLAQPALSAQLRRIEKALGGVLFERDHTGARPTPLGELVLERARVVLPAVSELQAEAVRFANATGAMDRFRLGGTHGPLLGGLVDRLATAHPSTPVSTYTSWSVAEIASLVIDGRLDFALIGACGESPPPMAERLVWQVVGVDPVFVMLPENHPLAGEPELGLAALSDECWADVPGDGCFADCFAGACARAGFTPVSVYETDTSSVVHLVQVGRAIGLCRATFPPTPGLVTRPITGSPLSWRHLLGWHPRSPAADAAAGAVSGLTRSAYAEAVSRSPDYAAWLAAHPAFGTVA, from the coding sequence ATGGAGCTGGAGTTGCGCCATCTACGGACCGTACGTGCCATCGCCGACACCGGCAGCCTCACCAAGGCGGCCGCAGCGCTCGGGCTCGCGCAGCCCGCCCTGAGCGCTCAGCTGCGGCGGATCGAGAAGGCTCTCGGCGGCGTGCTCTTCGAGCGGGACCACACGGGCGCCCGGCCGACCCCGCTCGGTGAGCTGGTACTCGAACGGGCGCGGGTGGTACTGCCCGCGGTGAGCGAGCTGCAGGCGGAGGCGGTGCGGTTCGCCAATGCGACGGGGGCCATGGACCGGTTCCGGCTCGGCGGGACGCATGGACCGTTGCTCGGCGGTCTCGTCGACCGGCTCGCCACCGCGCACCCCTCCACGCCGGTGTCCACGTACACCTCGTGGTCGGTGGCCGAGATCGCCTCGCTGGTCATCGACGGACGGCTGGACTTCGCTCTGATCGGGGCCTGCGGCGAGAGCCCGCCGCCGATGGCTGAGCGCCTGGTCTGGCAGGTCGTCGGCGTCGACCCGGTGTTCGTGATGCTGCCGGAGAACCATCCGCTGGCGGGCGAGCCCGAACTGGGCCTGGCCGCGCTGTCCGACGAGTGCTGGGCCGATGTGCCGGGCGACGGCTGTTTCGCGGACTGCTTCGCCGGGGCCTGCGCACGGGCGGGCTTCACCCCGGTGTCGGTGTACGAGACGGACACGTCCTCCGTCGTCCACCTGGTGCAGGTGGGGCGGGCGATCGGGCTGTGCCGGGCGACGTTCCCGCCGACGCCCGGCCTGGTGACCCGGCCGATCACCGGTTCACCGCTGAGCTGGCGCCATCTGCTGGGCTGGCACCCCCGCTCTCCCGCCGCGGACGCCGCCGCGGGAGCGGTGAGCGGGCTGACCCGGTCGGCGTACGCGGAGGCGGTGTCGCGCAGCCCGGACTACGCGGCGTGGCTCGCCGCGCATCCGGCGTTCGGCACGGTGGCCTGA
- a CDS encoding class I SAM-dependent methyltransferase codes for MSDHAGHGHHEQSHAQPHPGPRPHAHAHDTKDFDWDAMGPRLEREAELSAPQYEEAARWIASLPDAPTVRRVLDIGSGPGVVACLLAEVFPEAEVVAVDATPALLERAAARARRLGVGERFRTLEAELPHDISRLGEADLIWAGNSLHHMGDQRAVLAGFAGALRPGGTVALVEGGLPVRRLPRDIGIGRPGLEARLDAVSTEWFQRMRVELPDAKHETEDWNALFGAVGLTPNGTRSFLLDLPAPLSAQAREYIVDTFTRAREAFGDRLDADDVAVLDRLLDPQDPAGLHHRSDAYLLTARTVQLARRG; via the coding sequence ATGAGCGATCACGCCGGTCACGGCCACCACGAGCAGTCGCACGCGCAGCCGCATCCGGGTCCGCGGCCGCACGCGCACGCGCATGACACCAAGGACTTCGACTGGGACGCGATGGGCCCCCGGCTGGAGCGGGAAGCCGAGCTCAGCGCCCCGCAGTACGAGGAGGCGGCCCGCTGGATCGCCTCGCTGCCCGACGCCCCGACCGTGCGCCGCGTGCTCGACATCGGCAGTGGCCCGGGTGTGGTCGCCTGCCTGCTGGCCGAGGTGTTCCCCGAGGCGGAGGTCGTCGCCGTGGATGCCACCCCGGCACTCCTGGAGCGGGCGGCCGCCCGTGCCCGGCGGCTGGGAGTGGGTGAACGCTTCCGTACGCTGGAGGCTGAACTCCCGCACGATATCTCCCGGTTGGGTGAGGCCGACCTGATCTGGGCGGGCAACTCCCTGCACCACATGGGCGACCAGCGCGCCGTTCTGGCCGGCTTCGCCGGGGCCCTGCGGCCCGGCGGAACGGTGGCGCTCGTGGAGGGCGGGCTTCCGGTGCGGCGGCTGCCCCGGGACATCGGCATCGGCCGGCCCGGTCTGGAGGCCAGGCTGGACGCGGTCTCGACGGAGTGGTTCCAGCGGATGCGGGTCGAGCTGCCGGACGCGAAGCACGAGACCGAGGACTGGAACGCCCTGTTCGGCGCGGTGGGACTGACGCCGAACGGTACCCGCAGCTTCCTCCTCGACCTGCCGGCCCCGCTCTCCGCCCAGGCCCGTGAGTACATCGTGGATACCTTCACCCGGGCGCGCGAGGCGTTCGGCGACCGGCTCGACGCCGATGACGTCGCCGTACTCGACCGGCTGCTCGATCCCCAGGACCCGGCCGGACTGCACCACCGGTCCGATGCCTACCTGCTCACCGCCCGCACGGTCCAGCTGGCCCGGCGCGGCTGA
- a CDS encoding RICIN domain-containing protein yields MSRDAAPVVEAGLYRLRNVGSGLLLEVYGAAKGGGAPVLQGEESGSAAQLWQLSPVHEGAALHHLVNAHSGKRLDVANASTENGATIQQWRANNYGAQEWLIEQHLEAPGTVTLVSFVSGLVLEVADGSTEAGARIQQWEDTDSPSQWWRLEAVAA; encoded by the coding sequence ATGAGCAGGGACGCCGCGCCCGTCGTCGAGGCCGGTCTGTACCGTCTGCGCAACGTCGGCAGCGGGCTGCTGCTGGAGGTGTACGGCGCGGCCAAGGGCGGCGGCGCCCCGGTGCTCCAGGGTGAGGAGAGCGGGTCGGCCGCGCAGCTCTGGCAGCTGTCCCCGGTGCACGAGGGTGCCGCGCTCCACCACTTGGTCAACGCGCACAGCGGCAAGCGGCTGGACGTCGCCAACGCCTCCACGGAGAACGGCGCGACCATCCAGCAGTGGCGGGCCAACAACTACGGCGCCCAGGAATGGCTGATCGAACAGCACCTGGAGGCGCCGGGCACGGTGACCCTGGTCAGCTTCGTCAGCGGGCTCGTCCTCGAAGTCGCCGACGGCTCCACGGAGGCCGGGGCCAGGATCCAGCAGTGGGAGGACACCGACTCCCCGTCCCAGTGGTGGCGGTTGGAGGCCGTGGCGGCCTGA
- a CDS encoding aldo/keto reductase, translated as MSQVPSITLNNGLEMPQLGFGVWQVPDDEAAKAVATAIESGYRSIDTAAIYENEVGTGKAIAASGVARDELFVTTKLWNSEQGYDSTLRAFDASLDKLGLDYVDLYLIHWPLPATDRYVDTYKALETIYADGRAKAIGVSNFLPEHLDRLLGETSVVPVINQIELHPQLQQAESRALHAEHGIATEAWSPLGQGKGLLEVPTVVAVAQKHGRTPAQAVLRWHIQTGNVVIPKSVTPSRIVENLDVFGFELDADDLAAFAALDEGKRLGPDPAEFNYGA; from the coding sequence GTGAGCCAGGTCCCCTCCATCACCCTCAACAACGGCCTCGAAATGCCGCAGCTCGGTTTCGGTGTCTGGCAGGTGCCGGACGACGAGGCCGCGAAGGCGGTCGCCACGGCCATCGAATCCGGGTACCGGAGCATCGACACCGCCGCGATCTACGAGAACGAGGTGGGCACCGGCAAGGCCATCGCCGCCTCCGGGGTCGCCCGTGACGAGCTCTTCGTCACCACGAAGCTGTGGAACAGCGAGCAGGGTTACGACTCCACGCTGCGCGCCTTCGACGCCTCGCTCGACAAGCTCGGTCTGGACTACGTCGACCTGTACCTGATCCACTGGCCGCTGCCCGCCACCGACCGGTACGTCGACACGTACAAGGCCCTGGAGACGATCTACGCCGACGGCCGCGCCAAGGCCATCGGCGTGTCGAACTTCCTGCCGGAGCACCTCGACCGGCTGCTCGGCGAGACCTCCGTGGTCCCGGTGATCAACCAGATCGAGCTCCACCCGCAGCTCCAGCAGGCGGAGTCCCGCGCGCTGCACGCCGAGCACGGCATCGCCACCGAGGCGTGGTCGCCGCTGGGCCAGGGCAAGGGCCTCCTGGAGGTCCCGACGGTCGTGGCGGTCGCGCAGAAGCACGGCCGCACGCCCGCCCAGGCCGTGCTGCGCTGGCACATCCAGACGGGCAACGTGGTGATCCCGAAGTCCGTGACCCCGTCGCGGATCGTGGAGAACCTCGATGTGTTCGGCTTCGAGCTGGACGCCGACGACCTCGCCGCGTTCGCCGCCCTGGACGAGGGCAAGCGCCTCGGCCCGGACCCGGCCGAGTTCAACTACGGCGCCTGA
- a CDS encoding AMP-dependent synthetase/ligase, which produces MAAAPLVGGLADVVFDYAEDDPHRVALGRKDASGQWRDVTSAVFRDEVLALAKGLIAHGVRFGDRVALMSRTRYEWTLFDYALWSIGAQSVPVYPTSSAEQVLWMLHDAEVAAVMVEHEDHAMTVGSVIDRLPHLKRLWQLDADAVTGLMAAGAEIDDEVVHRHRRAVTPESVATVIYTSGTTGRPKGCVITHAHFMFETDTMVSRWEPVFHSKAGDEASTLLFLPLAHVFGRMVEIAAVRGRVKLGHQPELSVSALMPDLLTFRPTFILAVPYIFEKVFNGARRRAEAEGRAGAFGKAVEIAVKYAEALEERAFGKGPGPSAGLRMQHQFFDKVVYRKVRDAMGGRVRHAMSGGSGMERGLGLFFEGAGVTVFEGYGLTESTAAATANPPERTRYGTVGLPIPGTTVHIAEDGEVWVHGANVFSGYLGDPESTRAVLNDGWLATGDIGALDEDGYLTITGRKKEILVTSGGKSVSPAGLEERVRAHPLVAQCIVVGNDRPYIAALVTLDQESVDHWLAMRGRPPLSGIELVRDPDLEREVRRAVVAANTAVSQAESIRTFRILAHQFTEEAGLLTPSLKLKRKAIEAAYAVEVDALYG; this is translated from the coding sequence ATGGCGGCGGCGCCCCTGGTCGGCGGTCTCGCCGACGTGGTGTTCGATTACGCGGAGGACGACCCGCACCGGGTCGCCCTCGGCCGCAAGGACGCGTCCGGACAGTGGCGCGATGTCACCTCCGCGGTCTTCCGCGACGAGGTGCTGGCCCTGGCCAAGGGGCTGATCGCCCACGGCGTCCGGTTCGGTGACCGGGTCGCCCTGATGTCCCGTACGCGGTACGAGTGGACGCTGTTCGACTACGCCCTCTGGTCGATCGGCGCCCAGTCGGTGCCCGTCTATCCCACGTCGTCGGCCGAGCAGGTGCTGTGGATGCTGCACGACGCCGAGGTCGCGGCCGTGATGGTCGAGCACGAGGACCACGCCATGACGGTCGGTTCGGTGATCGACCGGCTGCCGCATCTCAAGCGGCTGTGGCAGCTGGACGCCGACGCGGTAACCGGGCTGATGGCGGCGGGCGCCGAGATCGACGACGAGGTGGTGCACCGGCACCGGCGTGCGGTGACGCCCGAGTCCGTGGCGACCGTGATCTACACCTCCGGGACGACGGGCCGCCCCAAGGGGTGCGTGATCACCCATGCCCACTTCATGTTCGAGACCGACACCATGGTCAGCCGCTGGGAGCCGGTGTTCCACTCCAAGGCGGGCGACGAGGCGTCCACCCTCCTCTTCCTCCCGCTGGCGCACGTCTTCGGCCGCATGGTGGAGATCGCGGCGGTCCGGGGCCGGGTGAAGCTCGGCCATCAGCCGGAGCTGTCGGTGTCCGCGCTGATGCCGGACCTGTTGACGTTCCGGCCGACGTTCATCCTGGCGGTGCCGTACATCTTCGAGAAGGTCTTCAACGGCGCCCGCCGCAGGGCGGAGGCGGAAGGCCGCGCCGGGGCGTTCGGCAAGGCCGTCGAGATCGCGGTGAAGTACGCCGAGGCGCTGGAGGAGCGGGCGTTCGGGAAGGGCCCGGGGCCGTCCGCCGGGCTGCGGATGCAGCACCAGTTCTTCGACAAGGTCGTCTACAGGAAGGTCCGGGACGCCATGGGCGGCCGGGTGCGGCACGCGATGTCGGGCGGCTCGGGCATGGAGCGCGGGCTCGGGCTGTTCTTCGAGGGTGCGGGCGTGACGGTCTTCGAGGGGTACGGGCTCACCGAGTCGACGGCGGCGGCGACGGCCAATCCGCCCGAGCGCACCCGCTACGGCACGGTCGGCCTGCCGATCCCGGGCACCACGGTGCACATCGCCGAGGACGGTGAGGTGTGGGTGCACGGCGCCAACGTCTTCTCCGGCTACCTGGGCGATCCGGAGTCCACCCGCGCCGTACTGAACGACGGCTGGCTCGCCACGGGGGACATCGGCGCACTGGACGAGGACGGCTATCTGACGATCACCGGGCGGAAGAAGGAGATCCTGGTGACGTCGGGCGGCAAGAGCGTGTCCCCGGCCGGTCTGGAGGAGCGGGTGCGGGCGCATCCGCTGGTCGCGCAGTGCATCGTCGTCGGCAACGACCGGCCCTACATCGCGGCGCTGGTGACCTTGGACCAGGAGTCGGTGGACCACTGGCTCGCCATGCGGGGCCGGCCCCCGCTGAGCGGCATCGAACTGGTGCGGGACCCCGACCTGGAGCGGGAGGTGCGCCGGGCGGTGGTGGCCGCCAACACGGCGGTGTCGCAGGCGGAGTCGATCCGTACGTTCCGGATTCTGGCGCACCAGTTCACCGAGGAAGCCGGTCTGCTGACTCCTTCCCTGAAGCTGAAGCGCAAGGCGATCGAGGCGGCGTACGCGGTCGAGGTGGACGCGCTGTACGGCTGA
- a CDS encoding LysR substrate-binding domain-containing protein — MYDPAQLRTFLAVAQTLSFTQAARRLGVRQSTVSQHVRRLEEATGRQLFVRDTHRVDLTEDGEAMLGFARTILQAHERAATFFAGTRLRGRLRFGASEDFVLTRLPEILESFRRDHPEVELELTVELSGTLHQQLAAGRLDLVLAKRRTGDTHGELVWQDTLTWIGAPQLRIDPERPVPLIVFPPPGITRARALEVLEEHGRSWRIACTSTSLSGLIAAARAGLGVMAHTRGLIPPGLVPVPARAGLPELGDVDFVLRHGHRRDAAQEAADALAAAILAGGDRLHRGISGRDGA, encoded by the coding sequence ATGTACGACCCCGCTCAGCTGCGCACCTTCCTCGCCGTCGCCCAGACCCTCAGCTTCACCCAGGCCGCCCGCAGGCTCGGCGTCCGGCAGTCCACGGTGAGCCAGCACGTGCGGCGGCTGGAGGAGGCGACGGGGCGGCAGCTGTTCGTCCGCGACACGCACCGGGTCGATCTCACCGAGGACGGCGAGGCGATGCTCGGCTTCGCCCGGACGATCCTTCAGGCGCACGAGCGGGCCGCGACGTTCTTCGCCGGCACCCGGCTGCGTGGCCGGCTGCGGTTCGGCGCCTCCGAGGACTTCGTCCTGACCCGGTTGCCGGAGATCCTGGAGTCCTTCCGCCGCGACCACCCGGAGGTCGAACTGGAGCTGACCGTGGAGCTGTCCGGGACGCTGCACCAGCAGCTGGCGGCGGGGCGCCTGGACCTGGTGCTCGCCAAGCGGCGCACCGGCGACACGCACGGCGAGCTGGTCTGGCAGGACACGCTGACCTGGATCGGCGCCCCGCAGCTGCGGATCGATCCGGAGCGCCCGGTGCCACTGATCGTCTTCCCGCCGCCGGGCATCACCCGGGCCCGCGCGCTGGAGGTCCTGGAGGAGCACGGCAGGTCCTGGCGGATCGCGTGTACGAGCACGAGTCTGAGCGGGCTGATCGCGGCGGCCCGCGCGGGGCTCGGCGTGATGGCCCACACCCGGGGGCTGATCCCGCCGGGACTGGTCCCGGTACCGGCCAGGGCGGGACTGCCCGAGCTCGGCGACGTGGACTTCGTCCTGCGGCACGGCCACCGCCGGGACGCCGCGCAGGAGGCCGCGGACGCGCTGGCGGCGGCGATCCTGGCGGGCGGCGACCGGCTCCACCGCGGAATCAGCGGCCGCGACGGGGCGTGA
- a CDS encoding bile acid:sodium symporter family protein, translated as MSRRTPKLPSWLPIDLYILALIGTVVLAALLPASGRAADVAGGASTGAVALLFFLYGARLSTGEALDGLKHWRLHLTVLICTFVAFPLLGLASKGLVPYVLTPQLQAGFLFLCLVPSTIQSSIAFTSIARGNVPAAICAGSFSSIAGIFLTPLLAALLLGGTGGGFSADSLLKIVLQLLVPFVAGQLMRRWIGGFLVRHKKVLGYVDRGSILLVVYTAFSEGMVAGVWHQVTPARLGALLGAEAVLLALMLSLTWYGAKRLGFDRGDRIAIQFAGSKKSLAAGLPMASVLFGAHASPAVLPLMLFHQMQLMVCAVIAKRRSHDPEPDPVPGTAPGPAEELSPATGRA; from the coding sequence ATGAGCCGCCGCACCCCGAAGCTGCCGTCCTGGCTGCCGATCGACCTGTACATCCTCGCGCTGATCGGCACCGTGGTGCTCGCGGCGTTGCTGCCCGCGTCGGGCCGGGCCGCCGATGTGGCCGGCGGGGCGTCGACCGGCGCGGTCGCCCTGCTCTTCTTCCTCTACGGGGCCCGTCTCTCGACCGGGGAGGCGCTCGACGGCCTGAAGCACTGGCGGCTCCACCTCACGGTCCTGATCTGCACCTTCGTCGCTTTCCCGCTGCTGGGGCTGGCCAGTAAGGGCCTGGTGCCCTACGTGCTGACCCCGCAGCTCCAGGCCGGATTCCTCTTCCTCTGCCTGGTTCCGTCCACCATCCAGTCCTCGATCGCCTTCACCTCGATCGCCCGGGGCAACGTGCCCGCGGCGATCTGCGCGGGGTCCTTCTCCAGCATCGCCGGGATCTTCCTCACCCCGCTCCTCGCCGCCCTCCTGCTCGGCGGCACCGGCGGGGGGTTCTCGGCCGACTCGCTGCTGAAGATCGTGCTCCAGCTGCTGGTCCCGTTCGTCGCCGGACAGCTGATGCGCCGCTGGATCGGCGGCTTCCTCGTCCGGCACAAGAAGGTCCTCGGTTATGTCGACCGCGGTTCGATACTGCTGGTCGTCTACACCGCCTTCAGTGAGGGCATGGTCGCCGGTGTCTGGCACCAGGTGACTCCGGCCCGTCTCGGCGCGCTGCTCGGCGCCGAAGCGGTGCTGCTGGCGCTGATGCTCTCGCTGACCTGGTACGGGGCGAAGCGGCTCGGGTTCGACCGCGGGGACCGGATCGCGATCCAGTTCGCCGGGTCGAAGAAGAGCCTGGCCGCCGGGCTGCCGATGGCGAGCGTCCTGTTCGGGGCGCACGCGAGCCCGGCCGTGCTGCCGCTGATGCTCTTCCACCAGATGCAGCTGATGGTCTGCGCGGTGATCGCGAAGCGCCGCTCGCACGACCCCGAACCGGACCCGGTACCCGGGACCGCTCCCGGACCGGCCGAAGAGCTCTCCCCGGCCACCGGCCGCGCCTGA
- the fdhD gene encoding formate dehydrogenase accessory sulfurtransferase FdhD, with product MGRATERRRTIRIRDGVLSTRPDTLVAEEPLEIRLNGRPLAITMRTPGDDFALAAGFLVSEGVIGLGSEVRSIVYCAGATADGANTYNVVDVRLAPGVVVPDITLERNVYTTSSCGLCGKASLDAVRTTTRHPVADAPPVRVTPALLSDLPGRLRESQRLFDRTGGLHAAALFSEDGELLDIREDVGRHNAVDKLVGRALTDDRLPLSRAILLVSGRASFELAQKAVMAGIPMLASVSAPSSLAVDLAAETGLTLVGFLRGPSMNVYAGEHRIVLEAEADGAGAPARSAGAAGA from the coding sequence ATGGGACGGGCCACCGAGCGACGCCGCACGATCCGGATCCGGGACGGGGTGCTCTCCACCCGGCCCGACACGCTCGTCGCCGAGGAACCGCTGGAGATCCGGCTGAACGGCAGGCCGCTCGCCATCACGATGCGCACCCCCGGCGACGACTTCGCGCTCGCGGCAGGCTTCCTGGTGAGCGAGGGCGTGATCGGCCTGGGCTCCGAGGTGCGGTCGATCGTGTACTGCGCCGGGGCGACGGCGGACGGTGCGAACACCTACAACGTGGTGGACGTGCGGCTCGCGCCCGGTGTCGTGGTGCCCGACATCACCCTGGAACGCAATGTCTACACGACCTCGTCCTGCGGCCTGTGCGGCAAGGCCAGTCTGGACGCGGTACGCACCACGACCCGGCACCCGGTCGCCGACGCTCCCCCGGTCCGGGTGACGCCCGCACTGCTCTCGGACCTTCCCGGCCGGCTGCGCGAGTCGCAGCGGCTCTTCGACCGGACCGGAGGGCTGCACGCGGCCGCCCTGTTCTCGGAGGACGGCGAACTGCTGGACATCCGGGAGGACGTGGGCCGGCACAACGCGGTCGACAAGCTGGTGGGCCGGGCGCTGACGGACGACCGGCTGCCGTTGTCGCGGGCCATCCTGCTGGTGTCGGGCCGTGCCTCGTTCGAGCTGGCACAGAAGGCGGTGATGGCGGGAATCCCGATGCTCGCGTCGGTGTCCGCGCCGTCGTCGCTGGCCGTGGACCTGGCGGCCGAGACCGGACTGACCCTGGTCGGGTTCCTGCGGGGCCCCTCGATGAACGTGTACGCGGGCGAGCACCGCATCGTCCTGGAAGCCGAGGCCGACGGGGCCGGGGCACCCGCCCGGAGCGCCGGGGCGGCGGGCGCGTAA